CGCCCGCCAATGCCGAAACCGAGCGCGATCGTGCCGATCTTGTTGGCGTTGACGTCGATGTGCACATCGTGGATCAACGTTGTCGGAAGGAGTTGGGCCGACCCCAGAAGGTCAACAGCAAACTGGCCGCGATGAATTCCGGGAAAGATTCCCAGCGCACCCTCAACCAGCGGCGCCGGCGCGAACAGCTTCTGCTGCGAACCGACCGTCGTTCCTTCGCCGTTGTACGAGAAGTCGGGAATGACAACCGTCGTCGCATTGGCGCGGATCGTGACGTCGAGGTGTCCGAAACCGCCGAGCCCGTTGGTGGCGCCGAGGAACGGATTGCCACCGGTGATCAGCACGCCAGCTACCGGCGTGAAGAGCGACGCGCCATCAACCGCCGCGTTGCAGACGCGTTCGGCCTGTCCGCTGCCGAATAGCCCGGAGCCGTATGCGGCACATTGGGCGTTTCCCTGCGCGCGCATCGGGCCGGCACCAACAGCGGCCGCCGCGGCTGCCAGCGCGATGATTCCGGCTATCGAACGAAGACGTGTCACGCAAACCTCGCGGCACCGGAACCGGCGACGATCGCTCCGCATCGCCAGGTCGGGACGTCCGCAGCTCGCGCAGCGGATTCCACCGCCGCGACTGCATCGGCCGGAATGACGGCGATCATCCCCACTCCGAGATTGAAGACATCACGCATTTCGGATTCACTGATGTTGCCGCCGTCCCCGATGAGACGGAACAACGCCGGCCACTCCCACGAGTTGGGGTCCACGACGGCATCGCACGTCGCCGGAAGAACCCGCGACAGATTCCCCGCAATGCCGCCGCCGGTGATGTGCGCCATCCCGTGGATCCGGTCGAGCACCGGCGCAAGCGCCGCGACGTAGCTGCGATGCACGGCAAGAAGCGCCTCGGCCAATGTCTGCCGCAACTCGGGAACGGTCTGCTGGAGGAGGAGTCCCATCTCGTCGAGCAGCACGCGGCGCGCCAGCGTATAGCCGTTGGTATGCAGTCCCGTTGATGCATACGCGAGAAGTACGTCGCCGGCCGCGACGGCGTCGCCATGAATAGCGGCGTCTTCCTCCACCACGCCGATGATCGTCCCGGCGAGATCGAACGTTCCCTCCGGATAGACTCCAGGCATCTGGGCGGTTTCTCCACCGGCGAGCGCCATACCATGATTGACGCACCCGCGCGCGATGCCGGCAACAATCCCCTCGATCATGTCGACCGGAAGACGGTGCCCCGCCACGTAATCCATGAACGCGATCGCCCGCGCCCCGTGCACCAGGATGTCGTTCACGGAATGATTCACCAGGTCTTCGCCTACGGTGTCGAATACCCCCGCCGCCTCGGCCACAAGCACCTTGGTCCCCACACCGTCCGTGCTCATCACGAGGAGTGGGTGTCGCATCCCCTCGGGTACCCGGACCATCCCGCCGAACGCACCAACTCTTCCGGCTGACAGCGGCGTCCGCGTCGCGGCAACCAGTTCGCCGATCCGCGCCTTGGCGTCGTCCGCGGCCGCGAGATCCACGCCCGCCGCTGCGTATCTCGAACCGGTCATCCGTCGCTCCCCGCAGGAATCCTGGTCAGTTCGACGAATTCACGGACCCGCGATTCGACCGCCGCGACCTCGATCCCTTCGAATCCGCGCACGCCGAACCCGGCGACAGAGTACGACCCCATCGCCGAGCCGTACACCATCGCCCGACGCAGGTGCTCGGTATCGACCGCTCCCGCTCGCGCGAGATATCCCATGAATCCGCCGGCGAACGCATCGCCTGCACCGGTCGGATCGAAGACCTCTTCGAGCGGAAATGCCGGGATGTGAAAGGTCTGGCTGCGATCGATCAGCAGCGCGCCGTATTCGCCCTGCTTGATCACCACCCGTTTCGGTCCGCGATCGAGAATCCAGCGCCCCGCGCGATGGATATTCCAGTCGCCGGAGAGTTCGCGCGCCTCCGAATCGTTGACCATCAGCATGTCGACGCGCGCGAGGAGGGCGAGGAGATCATCGCGCTTCGACTGGATCCAGTAGTTCATCGTGTCGCACGCGCAGAAGACCGGCGACTGCACCTGCTCCAGCACGCCGAGCTGCAGGACCGGATCGATATTGCCGAGGAAGACGAACCTGGCGTGCTCCGCTCCCTCGGGGAGCTTGGGACGAAAGTCGGCAAAGACGCCGAGGCGAGTCTCCAGCGTTTCCCGGCTCTGCAGGTCGTAGGAATATTTCCCCTTCCACCGGAACGACTCGCCGGGGGCGCGCTCGACGCCGCTCCAGTCGATGCCCCGACCGGCGAGACGATCGAGTTCGTGCATCGGATAATCGTCGCCGACGACGCCGACCACTCGAACCGGGTGCAGCAACGACGCTGCGACCGCGAAATGGACCGCGGACCCGCCGAGGGCATCGGCGGTGGAACCGAACGGCGTGAAGATCGAGTCGAGTGCGACACTCCCCACGACGAGCAGCGTCATCGAGTCACATCCGATCCGGCGCGGAGATGCCGAGGAGGTTGAGACCGTTGCGGAAGACCTGCCGCGCGCCCCGCGCGAGGAGGAGCCGCGCCGCTTCAATCGCCGGTGGCTCGCCGATCACCCGGCACGCGTGGTACCAGGCATGGCTTTCGCGAGCGAGCGTTTCGAGATACGTGGTGATCCGGTGCGGCTCATGCTCCGTGGCCGCGCGCTCGACCACCGACGGAAACAGCACCAGCTCCTTGACCAGGTCGATGTCTGATCCGGTCAAGACGCCGAGATCGATCGCGCCGGCGACCGACTCCGGCTCGCGCCCCGCGTTGCGGAGGATGCCGCTCATCCGGGCGTGCGCCATCTGGACATAGA
This window of the Gemmatimonadales bacterium genome carries:
- the purM gene encoding phosphoribosylformylglycinamidine cyclo-ligase, with product MTGSRYAAAGVDLAAADDAKARIGELVAATRTPLSAGRVGAFGGMVRVPEGMRHPLLVMSTDGVGTKVLVAEAAGVFDTVGEDLVNHSVNDILVHGARAIAFMDYVAGHRLPVDMIEGIVAGIARGCVNHGMALAGGETAQMPGVYPEGTFDLAGTIIGVVEEDAAIHGDAVAAGDVLLAYASTGLHTNGYTLARRVLLDEMGLLLQQTVPELRQTLAEALLAVHRSYVAALAPVLDRIHGMAHITGGGIAGNLSRVLPATCDAVVDPNSWEWPALFRLIGDGGNISESEMRDVFNLGVGMIAVIPADAVAAVESAARAADVPTWRCGAIVAGSGAARFA
- a CDS encoding PfkB family carbohydrate kinase translates to MTLLVVGSVALDSIFTPFGSTADALGGSAVHFAVAASLLHPVRVVGVVGDDYPMHELDRLAGRGIDWSGVERAPGESFRWKGKYSYDLQSRETLETRLGVFADFRPKLPEGAEHARFVFLGNIDPVLQLGVLEQVQSPVFCACDTMNYWIQSKRDDLLALLARVDMLMVNDSEARELSGDWNIHRAGRWILDRGPKRVVIKQGEYGALLIDRSQTFHIPAFPLEEVFDPTGAGDAFAGGFMGYLARAGAVDTEHLRRAMVYGSAMGSYSVAGFGVRGFEGIEVAAVESRVREFVELTRIPAGSDG